Genomic DNA from Bemisia tabaci chromosome 2, PGI_BMITA_v3:
CGGGATACGGAGGGTAGTATACCAAACAAAGAGGGTGGTACAAAAAACAGGGCAGGTTATCCGAATTACCCTTGatatttattaaatttgatTGGGCTTTATCAAGTTTTACTCTTGAAGCACTTGCCCACTTAGTTGGAACTTTCTGTATAAAAAATTTGCCCATCATGTTTTCTTCATCAAATCTTAAACTTCAAACAAACACTTACTTGGGAATCATTTTTGTATTGTTCATGGATGAAATGGACATTTGAAAGTAGTGGCTTTGTAGCAACAGTAATGCCAATACTTCGTAGACCAAGTTTGGATAAGAGGGGCAGCTCTGAAGGGGAAGATTGGTGATGTTAAGAGAAAAATCCCCTAAAACTGTGAGATCCTGGCGTAGAAATACTTTAGAAATTATACTGAATATCAGATACTCAGCTGCTAAGCTGTCTCCAAGCATGAGTTGTGTTAGGACAAACTTCAATTCATTTCTTAATCGTTTAATGTCTGCGGCTGTTTTATCTGCAActaaagccaaaaaaaaaaattaagtgacaaaatttttgatattcaaaatctaaaaatcttgATCTAGGTTGATGAAAGAGAATTCCAATTTGAGAATTTGTATTGTGatagaaataattttgatggcccaactgcgaaaccacgtacctctgTTTGGAATGTCTCGGACTTCCTgtgatacttcattttttcttgggaaaacTAGTTAATTGATGTAATTTCATAGCAGATAATTCTGTAATAATTTAAAGCTTTGAGTTGGCTTGCTTCTcttagagaaaataaaattggagcgcaaaatttgaaacattacGGTGGAGATACGTCATTTAGCACTTTGGCCATTTATTTATTGAAGATGGTAATAAGCAAAATCGATCAAGTCTACacatatttaattaaaaaagaagaggggAAAGAAGTGCCTAGAGAGAAGGACTCTAACTGCAGCTTGGAAGATGCCTGTTTATCTGTTCTGATTGCTGCAACGAAAATCTTTCAACTCGTTTAATTCTTTTTAGACTTCAAGATTCTAGTATCAATTTACTCTCTGTATGACCCTTGTATTGAGAATCAGTCACCTCTTACCGAGATATTTGAGATTTTTCAAATACTCACACTTTGCAGGAATTGCTGGAACAATGTAAGAACCGTCCAGATGCTTGACACCCACAACATGGATCCGTGGGACTAGTGATGGCGGCAACTTGGAGACACCATCATCCATCTCAAAATCTCCTCCATCCTCCACAGGCGCCTGGAATGGGTCGTTAGCTAAGAAGCCGACTACCTCTACAATTGAGTTGAGTTTGACATCCTCATCCATGCTATCATAGAAATTTAAGATGCATGCTTTTCCCTTTGGATTGGAGACTGGGAAGTTTAGATCTGTCTCCAGTTTTGTGGTGGTTGAGCTCTCGCCTGATTTGGGTGCAGGTGCGGTTCCAGAAGTTCCGACACAGTGTCGCTTGGTTTCAGAAGTCGAACTGTAGGAGAATGAGGTTTAGTGTTAAGTTAATTTTAGTGACAATTATGTTGTCTCATTTAAGAAATGTAGCACAAAAAAGCTACCAGTTAGaatcaaagttttgaaatcagTGGCGTATGTTTTTACATTTACTGAAGGGGATCTTCGTTCCCTGAGGTAAAATTATTAGATAGTTCTCTGAAATTGGGTCAGAAAATCTTAATTGGAATTTATAACAGAGAACATTTTTGGGTCAACAAAATACAACAGGAAATTTCTAGATGAGATCACGCTACTTATGTATTTCTTCTCTTACTGACATACTATATCACACAAAAGAGAAAATACAGATAAGAGAAAATAAATACCTCTTCGATTAATGATTTGTAAAAGAGAGATATGTCCTAACTTACTTTAGATCATTTGGACCACTGGAGTCAACATCCATTTCAACATCTTCAGCGCTACGTTTTCCAGAGGTTGAATTTTCTACTTTGTCGTTAGATTTGTTTAATCTGGAGAATATCTTTTTACATTCCTGTAAAAAATGTATCGAAACGTTGAGTTTTATGGCAAATGTGTCAGTTTGCATACTTCAAACTAACTCTTAGGTTCAGACGCTTCATCATATTTTGGATGACATGCACAGTACTGAGACAACTAGGATGAAATTAAACTAGTTTTCACGAATGGGCAGAAAccaaattttttgtcataatAAAAGGGATGAACAACTTTTATTTtatatgtttatttcatcaacCTATCACATTATGTTTACTCCATTCAAATAAACAGTTGCATAGATTACTACTTTCTTGCTTACCTTTCCCAAAAATTGGTCTCATTTGTCAAGAACATATTTATCActtaaaaattgcaaagaacTATGCACGAAATACTGAAGAATTTGGCACTGGCTAAGTTGTAGATTTAATGATATGATGTCCCTTGTGATTTTCAGAGCTCGAAAACCTTTGAAATTAAACTTTCAAGGTGCCAATCTTGAGAAAATTAGGTCTGAAACtccaatttttagcaattttacaTGTGCTATAAGGTAGAAAAATATAAGTGATTGAGAGGCAAGTACAAGCTCCTATTTCATTACCTCGTGCCGACCGGTCTGGCCTAGTGCCAactcagttaaaaaaaagtcatattgaaattttgaaataatgggTCTTTACTGCAAATCTTGTTGTTTTGTGTTTGTGTATTTTCTAACTATCTCAGGGACGCCgcttatttccaaaattttaatgacCACTTATACTAAGCATGAAATACAATACAGTAATGACAAGATGACTTACTTCATCGGCCCAAGAATTGAGACATGGAATTGAGACGCAGTACATTGGTCTCCTTTCTCCATTTACTCGCTTGACAGAGTCAAAGACAACCTCTTCATCATCCTGTAAAAGTTTTAAGACAGTTTAAATTAGAATGCAGTGAGCACAACACTAAGGCCCTAATAAAAATCTTGAGAATTCTGAATTAATTAAATAgccttgttttttaaatttagatttACCTGGAAAATGAGATCAatatgagctttttttttagctttgctATCAAACAAAAACAGACCAAGCGTtgtaaaatctcaaattttcatagtatatcaaaggaaaaacataaaaaaacatcaagaaataatgtcgatttgttctcatAAAAAGGAAATAGGAACAGAGATTTTCGAACAACACAAACGAGATTCGCCGTTTGGGTGTTTCACcatctatttcattttaaaagaggaaga
This window encodes:
- the LOC109037635 gene encoding mini-chromosome maintenance complex-binding protein; amino-acid sequence: MDPWNPTPEYWEANESECRSRLKDAWDEIPVVNYMPDNLLVNKKLVRFRGMIQDMFSPVYYMQQYEVVNVNSSESSVRSGKFQDSLLCTDDEEVVFDSVKRVNGERRPMYCVSIPCLNSWADEECKKIFSRLNKSNDKVENSTSGKRSAEDVEMDVDSSGPNDLNSTSETKRHCVGTSGTAPAPKSGESSTTTKLETDLNFPVSNPKGKACILNFYDSMDEDVKLNSIVEVVGFLANDPFQAPVEDGGDFEMDDGVSKLPPSLVPRIHVVGVKHLDGSYIVPAIPAKFADKTAADIKRLRNELKFVLTQLMLGDSLAAEYLIFSIISKVFLRQDLTVLGDFSLNITNLPLQSCPSYPNLVYEVLALLLLQSHYFQMSISSMNNTKMIPKKDYQTNRLVSGMLQLPAGTHLVLDETKFEAGMLRDQGVHNAKALSTIIKNQKMDYNFQYYNLGIDTDVPVIIFSEAKSMLTCKYQVKLEPDPSSVAVVEEMMLSLKNYLKQHINELRAFILSIKSKEYQLSAEMSKTIESDFVQMRQRPGAKVSPDDLHSLLVVGRLYAISHGLDSLDPQSWSEVLQLEEQRKARLNSSAR